The genomic region cccccaggggctgttgggcggggccaaaaagggtcaaattgactgaaatttcaaagatcttcttctctactgtcagatatgttagaatcaaatactcttcatagatggaaggctcttcaggtgctttaccaaaattgtgaatttcatgaccctggggtctcacgtttgcccctggggagggggtaaactttactatagtttatatagggaaatcacatttttgactattatttgttggatttgtattggaattcattctaacttggttcaaattatcagcatgggattacagtttgatgttattacatgttggccctggttgacccccaggggctggtgggcggggccaaaaagggtcaaattaactaaaatttcaaaaatcttcttccctactctcagatatggtagaatcaaatactcttcatagatggaagggtcttaaggtgctttggcaaaattgtgaatttcatgaccctggggtctcacgtttgcacctggggagggggtaaactttactatagtttatatagggaaatcacatttttgactattatttgttggatttgtattggaattcattctaacttggttcaaattatcagcatgggattacagtttggtgttatgtacatgttggccctggttgacccccaggggctggtgggcggggccaaaaagggtcaaattgactgaaatttcaaaaatcttcttatctactatatgttagaatcaaatactcttcatagactgaccccattaggactgatgggtggggccaaaaagggtcaatttagttggccgaaatatttcaaatctcaggtgaccgttaaggccctttgggcctattgtttgtgtaacaataaaaatgtctttttgatactttttaattaacataaaaaaacgaTTTACATTAGTTACAAGTAGtccggtgggtgaatatattcatgtgcggcatggattgatgtcatgttttgggtgtcaattatggtcacatagactgcaaatctttttacttagtttatatcgtggctttgccaccaaaatgtaaatgtatgctgcaggtatttcttatatatatgtgCCGTAGATCATGAGTTTGAGGTCTTGTCAGGACATGAGTCATAAAATTGTCCTATGTCATTGGTCATTTTCTCAAAACAATCTTAAATGATAGAATATATACCCTAATAATGATATCATGGGAGATTGTAGTTTGTCATAATTGCAATTAAAATCGGGAAACTACCAACAATTACACAGAAACTTTAATGCAGTGCTTACAAAGAGCTTATCTACAATTACACAGAAACTTTAATGCAGTGCTTACAAAGTGCATATATACAATTACACGGAAACTTTAATGCAGTGCTTACAAAGAGCTTATATACAATTACACGGAATCTTTAATGCAGTGCTTATATACAATTACACAGAATCTTTAATGCAGTGCTTACAAAGAGCTTATATACAATTACACATAATCTTTAATGCAGTGCTTACAAAGTGCTTATATACAATTACACTGAAACTTTAATGCAGTGCTTACAAGGAGCGTATCTACAATTACACAGAAACTTTAATGCAGTGCTTACAAAGAGCTGATATACAATTACACATAAACTTTAATGCAGTGCTTACAAAAAGCTTATATACAGTTACACAGAATCTTTAATGCAGTGCTTACAGAGTGCTTATATACAATTACACGGAAACTTTAATGCAGTGCTTACAAAGAGCGTATCTACAATTACACAGAAACTTTAATGCAGTGCTTACAGAGTGCTTATATACAATTACACAGAAACTTTAATGCAGTGCTTACAAAGAGCATATCTACAATTACACAGAAACTTTAATGCAGTGCTTACAAAGTGCATATATACAATTATGAGGAAACGTTAATGCAGTGCTTACAAAGAGCTTACATACTGTTTATGTACATTGGACCTCACATGCACAATCTTCACTTGCTTTCACTTGGTCGACCTGGGGGAGCACTGCTTTGAAAACCATCAAATTAACCTGAataatcatacatttttttaatgaccAGTCGAAATGCTTCTTTTTAAACGGAAACATTTTTCTGCTGGAGTATAGAAATGGCATACCATTTAGTCTGGATGGCCATGCCCATGTGTTTGCAAGCATGGTTTGTGTATCTGCAATCTTGCCAAACAAATCAAAGAACACATTAATTAatgtttctgattggtcagattttccagaaaaaaaatcttaatccTGACCAATCAGATTAGGGTCATGAGTAATTCATGAATTCAACACGTTTTGTGTGAATACTCCCATGGAATCTATCGATCAGAGTTAGGGCCGAAAGACAGATAATGTTGGTACTGGTGGTGATTCCAGTGTTTTGGGAAGTGAACCTCAATATAATCCCTGGAGAAGTGAGAATAGCATTCTCTAGACAGaaaattctatatatagattaatgATCCCtacttttctatttttttacAGTGATTGCCCGCCTCAACAAACAAGAGAAGAATTTGATTCAAAGACCTACTCTGAAAATGTAAAGTTTGTAGGCAGAGCACTGGTAGTAAACAACGATCAATTCAGAGGTTCAGGAAATAATCCCAGTCCAGAACGTAGAGGCTCTACGATAGATTTTGATGCAGTCATAGCATTGTTGAAGGATTTGGGATTTGCAGAAAGTCATATTGAATCTCATCAAAACTTGACAAAAGGTCAACTGAAAGAAATAATTGAGGAAggtaaaattaatgaaaacttAATTTTTCTCTccagtttttagcccaccatcaatcatcagaaatatatatatatggtggtCTGTTCAAATCAACATTCTTCTGTATTGGTCTTTAGCTATCTGTAAACAAGGAAGGTTATTTACTTGTTATTGTTTATCACTTCTTCCgaatactgtatacctggtaattttcgcccgtttaattttcgccattttcgccTTTTGATGATAGGGTTAATTTAATTAAGATGAcggcgaaaatttcaagctcaGTTGCAGGATTTACAAGCTATCGTACATAGGCTACTTGTAGTCGGATCCAAAACATACCCTCGTACTTTTCATGTGTGTTACACTGTATATCCTATACAATTACAAGTAacaagtgttatatatttacactacaGTAAGTTTATAAAGTAggttattgttttattccaatctatgcatgtgaaataaaatctagatctaaatCTAGGCCTTGGAATTTTGCGATATAACGTGgagttaaataaaaaatattggcTATAAGACAACGTACtaggtttagtatatttgatttaaaacaaaagcCATAAATACTAAGTTACATTTAAAAtccaatcattttttttaatgatgcaCACAAATAGGTCTCTGCCATTGTGAAGACTGATTTTATGAGTTCAACTTCGCTTGTGGCTTTAATTGAtgacaaataaacaaaagaaaacactggtcagtagaCTTCTAATTAGTCACGGCTCGGTGAACTTACCACTCatcgtgtttgcttaaaatcgacCGTGCATACCTAatactatttgaatcaatataggctaaaagtaaatctgaacacaggtaaacgttgtatatttcacacctgattacatttcacacctcagCGGGATATGCAAAGGAAAGAAAATGGGGGAACTGGATAAATCCCGAGCGTTCCGAGTGCAATTGTATTGATAATTCCGAACGGAATTTTCCGATTGTGAACgaagaaaatacatttcttACAAGAAGTTTAGGGCAAAattaaaacggggcgaatatcttttgtgttgctcaagggcgaaaataacctggggcgaaaAATACCAGATATACAGTAACTGAAGGGATCATCCCAAACTTGATGTGTATGTTCTTTTCAGAttctacatacatatgtatatagttagcGGTATTCTGGTTATAATTATGTCCGTTTAAATTATGAGCCTGTTCAGGATATCATTTAGCCTGAGTGCCCTATATCTGTCATCCGAAAACAAATCTTGATATGTCATGATATTTgcctacaaagttcctgggatgAAGCCCTGCAATTAAGGTTTGTGGAAagaattgaccttgacccatattcaaggtcaaatgtgtaaattttgttaaaaaatccAAATGACATTTGGCTGGTTGGTTCTTGACATGGAGCATTTTTTTATACCAACAATAATTGTCTACcgatcatcagatggtgggcaattcaaatcgccctgcgtccgtggtccgtccgtccctccatccgtaaacaattcttgttattgctatttctcagaaagtatatagtatataggtttcccttggtgcctagttatgcatattgcgttttgagaccaatctgaaaacaacatggccgacaggcagccatcttggattttgacaattgaagtttgttatcgctatttctcaaaaagcactgaagggatctttccaaatttcatatgtaggttcctcttgttgtATAACACATTGCATAGTAATTTCCAAGAGGACAacatatttgtgatttttttctaaGATCCTATGAGTTTAAATTGATACATCTCATAAaggactgaatggattttgatcaaatttggtgaGAAGTATCTTTGTAGCAAGAGGATCAAATTTTGCATCTCAGTTTGAGTATCtgtagctacagatcaagtttgagttttaGGGTTTTACAGTTATAAGGTCACTTGAGAGGAGGGTCAGTAAGGGACATATATTCCTTTAGCAGTACCAAGCATGCAATTCAAGTTGATACATGATTAAATTCATCATTTTTGAGAACAAGGTCAAAGTTcagtttgtaatattttgtatatttttagcTGCCGGTTATGAATACAATGATTTtggatgttttgtttgtgtgatAATGTCATTTGGTGAGCCGGGGATCATTATCTGTCCTGGAGAAGACGGCAAGGAGGACGAACGCTGTGAAATCAAGGACATACAGGCACCATTCACTGGAGACAAATGCTCAAAATTAGCAACAAAACCAAAGATTTATTTCATCATGGTAAAGTTAGCAGttccattaaaatgtataacaaagtaccggtatatatagtgtatgctCTGTTAAGTAACTGTAGGGTGCCATGCTTAGTGTGTCCTTGTAACGTTATAAGTTCATGCTACATCTCTTAACTATGTgacaacatatataaatatatggtaaTGCCTTAAGTGGTGAGAAAAAATCAAGGAATTTATAAGCTACATACTATATGATAATGTTGCTCCCCGCATTTCACCAAAATACAATtcggtatatacagtaaagtgatTATTGAGGTCTGGGATTGATGTCTTGGCAAAgttatttttacctttttttttcttctttctttctttctttttttttttccaaatttccAATTTTGACCATTTTGCGCCTCCCTCAGTGATAAGCATAATATTTTACAGGAAGGTACGTTAAGGCTAGTTGCATGTCGTATTCTAatcaaaacagattttttttgtgAGATTGCTCATAGGAATTTAAGGGGTCCAAAATATAGTTCACAGGGtgtaaatttaatatttaatttttcaaagataaTAGTTTTTAGCCCAcaatcatcagatggtgggctattcaaatcgccctgcgtccgtggtccgtggtccgtccgtccctccgtccgtaaacaattcttgttatcgatatttctcagaaagaactgaagggatctttctcaaatttcatatgaaggttccccttggtgcctagttatgcatattgcgttttgagactaatcggataacaacatggccgacaggcagccatcttggattttgacaattgaagtttgttattgctatttctgagaaagtgctgaagggatctttctcaaatttcatatgaaggtttcccttggtgcctagttatgcatattgcgttttgagaccaatctgaaaacaacatggccgacagacagccatcttggattttgacaattgaagtttgttgtcgctatttctgaaaaagtactgaagggatctttctcaaatttcacatgtaggtttcccttggtgcctagttatgcatgttgcgttttgagaccaatctgaaaacaacatggccgacaggcagtcatcttggattttgacaattgaagtttgttatcactatttctgaaaaagtatttaagggatctttctcaaatttcatatggaggttcttcttggtgcctcgttatgcttattgcattttgagatcaattggaaaacaacatggccgacaggcagccatcttggattttgacaattgaagtttgttatcgctatttctgagaaagtactaaaggggtctttctcaaatttcatatggaggttcttcttggtgcctcgttatgcttattgcattttgagatcaattggaaaacaatatggccgacagaccggcatcttggattttgacaattgaagtttgttatctctatttctcaaagtactgaagggatctttctcaaatttcataagtaggttccccttggtcccttgtattgcatttttggaccagtctgtcctgaaaacaacctggcaaacaaacagccattatcgttaaatctcaaatttcttatatagctaggattcccttgtttgaaaagtactggagggatgtctcaatttgcacagataagtaaaatgaagggaaaagtagagaaaagatcaatctgacatagaacctataaagatcattcaatggtgggcaccaagatccctctgggatctctggtagcacaccacagtaagacagcctggccatgggcaatttttttgttaagcaaataactcctgtattatgatatgtataaaaaatgaaaaaataaatgtacactataattggtatatccagtatgaagtagtacatacaggcttcacatttattaaaacaaaaatcaataaattggttccggattttaaatatccggattttccgaacgcgtgtttacacaggaaatttagtttcgcctacagcgcaaaatggaagcccacagaaaaggtaagatagcggaaaaacttaatttacaacatatgtccaaacaagattaattctgtctttgggatagagatatttaattttaaataggtttcagaaaaaaaattgtgtagagaattgtgccattttgggtcaaatatcataatattttgcaatttttgagaattttttaagctgttaccatggtattcacagctctaaaaatcacagaaaatatcagtttacttatccttcagagctctattaaaattgcaaatgttgtacagatttcaaatatatatactttattagaggttatatgtaaggttaactggcaatgtttacatatctaaagcatgtgccatatttttcagaatttggcatttttactgtacactgctaccttataagggctgaaaaatgttattttttggaaattgtgcttaattatgcttgattaagcttcattttagttcattattgctcaaaaatgcataaaaacaatttaaaacttgtttattatcaggcttgtcatattagaggaatcaagggaggtaactcgcatatttacccattttaagggtgggttaattaagcataatgttaatgagtcagtgtaaattgaaaagatattctatgttttataacaaacccaaaataacttattgggtatctaacaaaccatatagacccaattctggtttgttttacctgatttattaccccgtatccatggaaactattacagtaagtgttattttttgaaatatttggtgaaaccattattttcaatttatttatacattggtaagcatgtaatttcaattgatggagtgtacggttgatacaatattgtcaattattgtcacttccttcggtaaagcagaaaaaatagcattttccgcataaaatgggatcagcggacactttcatatgatcattggtacatatctgaattaccggggtggaaacagatgactgtgatgtcataggcatgacattttgaaatcttggatgtcatgtcatgatttatcagttagaatattgcatgtgttgctaagctgaggtttggaaaggaatttggttatttattatgacaccattaagtatttatgacgtcatagataccatctgatgacgtcatagttactgatgacgtcatggtaactatgacgtcatattacaaggctaaatttgatagttgtatagtattttttgcttgattacatgcacagagactcaaagtaccacattcaactcaaaacacaactttattcaagagatatacagaattatgggagttttcatctttaaaattacctccccttattactggattgggagaaaaagttgtcaaaatacacctctcagggaaatcagcaatactcggtgactattaaagatacacagaaacccgatatgtcattttgttcgtcggaacatattctagacattcatggggtttttagtaaaattagaattaacgaaagtgatgtataaggtagcacaccacagtaagacagcctggccatgggcaatttttttgttaagcaaataactcctgtattatgatatgtataaaaaatgaaaaaataaatgtacactataattggtatatccagtatgaagtagtacatacaggcttcacatttattaaaacaaaaatcaataaattggttccggattttaaatatccggattttccgaacgcgtgtttacacaggaaatttagtttcgcctacagcgcaaaatggaagcccacagaaaaggtaagatagcggaaaaacttaatttacaacatatgtccaaacaagattagttctgtctttgggatagagatatttaattttaaataggtttcagaaaaaaaattgtgtagagaattgtgccattttgggtcaaatatcataatattttgcaatttttgagaattttttaagctgttaccatggtattcacagctctaaaaatcacagaaaatatcagtttacttatccttcagagctctattaaaattgcaaatgttgtacagatttcaaatatatatactttattagaggttatatgtaaggttaactggcaatgtttacatatctaaagcatgtgccatatttttcagaatttggcatttttactgtacactgctacctctTGTTGTTTCTGTTAGATAAATGTCAAATTTAAGAAAATCAGGTGAAACAAATGTCAAAAACTGACTGTCACGGTgatctttttttatttcttgtccgttttgtttttatctttaagAATGACAGGAATTGGTCAATATATGTTTTGAACAATTGATGGGAGTGGGGGCAGCTCAAATCctttttgatatattatatgtgAGAGTATTTACAAAGACATATTACAGAAATTGGGTGATTTTATAGTAAGATCAATTAATTTTGGCTATCACTCAGGGCAACTCTCTATAACTCAAAGACAGGGAATAATTAGCTGTATTCCAAAAGCAGACAAATCTAggcatttcattaaaaattggAGACCTATATCACTATTgaatattgtttacaaaatagcATCTGGTACTATTGCAAATAGGATAAAATCTGTTCTcgataaattaataaatgatgATCAAACTGGTTTTATTGCAGGTCGTTACATAGGGGTAAATACAAGattaatatatgatattatgcaTTTTACTGAGGAAAATGATATTCCAGGCATGCTTCTGATGATTGATTTCGAAAAGGCATTTGATTCAGTGTCTTGGgtatttattgaaaaagtatTGTCCCTTTTTGGTTTTGGTAATAGTATTGTTAATTGGTTTAAAACTTTACATAATAACGTCCAGTCAGCAATTAATCAGGGTGGTAATCTATCTTCTTTCTTCAACATTGGAAGGGGCTGCCGACAGGGGGATCCCATTGCGCCTTATCTGTTTATACTATGTGCAGAGATTTTGGCTGTGAAATtacgaaataataaaaatatcacaggTATTAATGTTCAGAATTGCCCTATCTTATTATCACAGTATGCTGATGACACCTGCCTTATATTGGATGGATCTGAGAAATCACTTAAGGAATCAGTTAAAGAACTAAATGGATTTGCAAAAATTTCCGGATTGAAAATGAATATTGGTAAAACTCAAGTGATATGGATCGGTAGCAAAAAATATAGTGAAGATTCTTTTCTGCCTGAACTAAATTTACAGTGGGGTAAGGAAAAATTCACTCTGTTAGGAATCGAATTCAGTGTAAATCTCCATCATATTCCAAAACTAAACTTTGACAAAAAACTAACTCGATTAAAATCCCTGATAAAAGTTTGGAAGAGAAGATCATTAACACCTATTGgaaaaattaatgtaataaaatcTTTACTTATATCTCAATTCAACCATCTTTTTATATCATTACCTAACCCAGATActaaatttgtaaacaaactcaattcaatattatttgaatatttatggAATGGGAAAACAGACAAAGTAAAAAGAGGTGTTATAATTCAAAGCTTTGTTGACGGTGGATTGAAGATGATaaacattaatgattttattaactCTCTCAACTTAACCTGGATTAGAAGACTTTATCAGAAGAGTGAGAAATGGCAGGTAATACTTAAGACATTTATTGATACAAATCTTCTTTCAAGTTGTGGTCCAGAATATATTAAAGTATGTGAAGAGAAATGTAATAACAAGTTTTGGAGTCTTGGTATTTATTGTGTGTAAAATACTGTGAAAAAACCTTTCCGGGAAATGTGTTGTTAGCTCCTATTTGGTACAACAGTAAAATCAAGGTAGAcagaaaagtgatattttataaaaactactacaagaaaggcattttgattataaatgatttgataaaagaTGTTGAAGCAGGTTTATTCTTCTCATACAATGAATTTATCCAGCTATACCAAGTGAATACAAATTTTTTACAATATCGAGGTCTAATATCTGCtattaaggattttttttctacatacaatacacatggTCAAGAAATTTCCTACCCATATATACCAATAAATCTACAACTTATTCTAAGGGAAAGTAAAGGGTCAAAAACTTTCTATTCTTTTatgattaaatcaaatattatacCATCTGGCACTAGGAAATGGAACATAATTTTTGACAACATAGACAATCTGACATGGAGTAAAATCTACAAAACGCCTTTCGCTGTTacaagaaatacaaaattacagtgGTTTCAGTTCAGAGTAATCCATCATATTCTCACAACTAACTCTTTCCTGTTTAAAATTAGaatggttatctcccctctttGTGCTTTGTGCAATACTGAAACAGAGACAATTACTCATTTACTGTGGGAATGTGAAGAAGTACAAAGATTATTGGAAAGTTTTGACACATTATTAGAAGCTCTTTTGATCCCATTTTCAGTGAATAAgaaatcttttctttttggCATTCTGCATGAAAATTACCTTCCCAGTAATAGAgtagataatgaaattataattacttttaaacaatatatttatagaactaGATGCTTACACAATTCATTAAACATTATTGCTcttgtcaatattataaaagataattacatgattcaaaaatacattgcaATTGGCAAAGGTGAAACAGCTAAATGTAAATTTGAAATTGAGTGGAGGAAATGGGATAAATTAGTTAAACTATAATGtgtcatactttattttatccattgttatatatttcattttatatcctTTTGTCATTTTCTTAGTTCGACAGTTTTTTTCTCATTGGCCGGGACCGGGAAAAATgcttttaaattattatatattccaGTATTGTTTGTTGCCTACATAGAGTTCCTCCATCTCGCCCAAACCTTTTCCTTCTTTTAGTTTCTCTTTCTCTCTTATACTTTCTCTCCTTTATCTTTTGTGATTACAGTCCTCTTTCTTAGTATAATCTCTAGTCACTTCCTcgtctttctttttttttacaaaatcaatgcaATGTACTTAATCATGACGTCACTTCGTTTTTCCCTATTGAAAgataacaaaatactgaaatttcgATCCAttaatgtctgtatgttgtaACTTGTAAAATTTGCTGGTAAAAAGTGTCTGTGTAGGTAAGGTATTCGTATGTAAACAATCTTGATTGTGAAAATATACATGCTTATATCaatgtgtgtgagggtgtgtggtgtgtgagggtgttttgtgggggtggggtgggggggggggaggggggggggggggtgcgtGTTCGAATATACATGCTATACatgctttttgaaatatatatataggggtaCAGGCATGGGAGGGTGGGTCTGTGTGTGTCTggtatatgtgtgtatgatgCTGTTTCATGTGTGTACTTCAATATAGCTTGTGTGAGCTgggtgttttgtgtgtgtgtgaattagatgatttgtaagtattttgtttctatatttcatgtatatgtGCACGTGTGAGCAAGCATAATATGAAAACATAATGTATATTGCATtgaaaaactgaataaaaagataattacaaaaaaaaatattacagaaatatccaggtgatcgagcaatacaggccctctgggtctCTTGCATGGCTATTGTTATGTTTGTGTAACTATAGTAAAAACATGTCTACAGGAAAACTTGGTTTCATATTTATGTTGGTGTTATGGTTATCGATAAAATTTTTGGGTTCATTTCAAtgatgttttctttatttacagGGAAACAGTAACTATCTGGAAAAACATGGAAGGGACGGGCGTGATGAGGAAAAGCCCTCAATAAAGCtggaaacaaaaaaaataccCCGAGAGTGTAACTTCATCACTCAATTCTCAGAAGGAACTGATCAGGGTAAGATATTGTTCATATATAAACCAAAAGGACACCCAATTACCTTTCAAGATTAATttttctcccatacttcacagggttatccggccattgctagggaaaagattaACTAATCTTACACGGGGTAGGTAAAGACAGCTGGCACGCGCTATATAACGCTGtaacaataacgtaacgtcatcattttacgttgagtaaccaagtcgcaaatgatgacgtcatcaatttcgacgcacattccaaggagcattgatGATGGTgcaatgaaaaactttcataaaaacttagtTTGATTGCAAgaatgtgagaaaaataatcaatcatgggtctgttccgcgaacaag from Pecten maximus chromosome 11, xPecMax1.1, whole genome shotgun sequence harbors:
- the LOC117337756 gene encoding caspase-8-like, coding for MSENMDGRGDCPPQQTREEFDSKTYSENVKFVGRALVVNNDQFRGSGNNPSPERRGSTIDFDAVIALLKDLGFAESHIESHQNLTKGQLKEIIEEAAGYEYNDFGCFVCVIMSFGEPGIIICPGEDGKEDERCEIKDIQAPFTGDKCSKLATKPKIYFIMGNSNYLEKHGRDGRDEEKPSIKLETKKIPRECNFITQFSEGTDQGKILFIYKPKGHPITFQD